The window GGTCCTCCTGTTGGACAGCAGCAGGGACTCCTTCGCGACCATCAGCAGCCCCAGCGGGCGCAGGCACCCCCGGGCACAGAGCCGGGAGAGCACGAACAGGGAGATGGCAGCCACACCGGCACTGAGCACCACTGcgggggacagacaggcaggAGTCAGCCACACGGAGAAGGGGCGTCTgcagcctgtcccctccccaggccccaggagtGGGAGGGCCTGGTCATCTTACCTGCAGCCGCGATAACCCCACAAGCACTCCGGTTTCCAGACTGGACGGAATCCTGGTCCCCAACGGGGCTCGTTGTGGCATTCCTGAGAGAAGGGACACTGTGCGGGGTCACAGGGGTCCCCGTGGACGTGGCAGTCCCTTCCTGGAGGGTCTCAGTTCCTGCAATAAGTCCAGGCATTCAGCAGCTGGGGAGTGGGCACtgaggatggggggtggggggggtcggACACGAACAGGTGTTCCAAATGCCTGGGGGGCCTTGGGGCTCATCTTCCACTGCCCCCACGGGGATGCAGGCACGGGAGATGCAAGCGTCCACACCCTCAGCCTGGTCACCCACCGGAAGGTGTCAGGTGTCCTTATCTAAcgcccagccctccccagccctccaggcAGGCGGAGGTCCCATGACACACACCACAGCCAAGCTCGTCACTGGAGGCGGGACAGTCCGGATGGCCATCGCAGAGCCAGGTGCGTGGGATGCAAGCACCGCCTAGCAGGCAGCGGAGCTCCCCCGCCGGGCAGGGCTGGGAACTGCAGTTGTGAACATTCTCCACGATGCCATCTGGGCAGTCATCGACGTTGTCACAAGGGCAGGGGCTGCCAGTGGGTGGCTGGCACTCTCCGCCCTGGGCACAAGGCTCGATTCCTGGGGTTACAAGGCCAGTCAGGTGCCAAACACCCACCCAATAGTGCTGCAGTACGCCCCTCCACCCGGCCTTCCAGAAACAGGTAACCCTAGAAAACCCACGCATCCTAAAGACTCCCTGTTGTTAGCTCCACCTGCCAAGGACTGGCCTCCCTGAAAGCCCCTCTTCCCAAGGCCCCCGCTAAGTCCGCTTCCCAGTAAACCCACCTCTTCTTGTAAGTCCTGCCCATCCTCAGGCCCCGCCCCATCATCCCTCCCGCCTGAAGGCCACACCCCTCACACAGCACCTCCCctcccgcggccccgccccctcaAGCCCCGCCCCCGGAGCGCGGCTACTCACTGCACTCCTCTTCATCGCTGCCGTCGGGGCAGTCTTTGTCCCTGTCGCAGCGCAGAGTGAGGGGCACGCAGAAGCCACTGGTGCGGCACTGGAAGCTGGTGGGCGGGCACGAGCCTGCAAGATGCACACAAGTGAGGTCTGGGAGGCCCGAGTCGCGCCCCCCACTACCAGGGGCACAGTGGTTACAGACTGCGACCACCAGGAGGCAGGCCAGGTCCCAGGGCGTTGGAATGACACTGGTAGCCACCATTTGCTGAGGACCTAGTCCGTGGGAGGCTTGGAGGGCAGGTTCTACTGCCATCCCCATGCTGCAGAAGGCACGGAGGAGAGAGGCAAGGCCCCGGGCTGCAGGAAGGGTGGCAGAGCCCAGGTATGAACCCAGGTCTCACTGATCCCAGAGTCTTTACCAGGCAGGCTCCAGGCCGGATGGTCTCCCCAAGAGGCCCTCCAAAATCCACGGTTAAACAGACTGGGGTACGGGCCATCTCTGAACCTGCCCTGGACCGGGCCCATGGTCTGGGTCAGCAGGGCCTGTTATAGCCCACCTGCTTAGCCAATGGGAAACAGAGGCCCTGGGCAGAGGACCTGCTTAGTTACCAAGGGTTGTCCACTCACCTCCTAAATTCCTTCCAGATCCGACCACTTTCCCCATCCTGAATGTGCCATCTCCTCACCAGGCCCCGTCCCCATCTCCATTTGGACACTGGGGACCTCACTGAGTCACATCATTCAGTCTCCTGCCCttgccctcccctctgctcaaAACCATGCCCTGGTCCCCTGACCCTTTTCACACCAAATCCCTATTTTGTCTATGTGGCCGCAAGGCCTGGCCCAGCCCCGCTGCCATGAACCCTTCCTggacctcacctcctccctccttcttcctcttcatccaGCTCCCTCTGTCCTGGACTCCTCGCTGTTCTCCAAGAGTCCCGGCTCGTTTCCACCTCAGGGACTCTGCCTGTGCTGATCCTTGGCCCAatgcctcctctcctccccccactctgcaACTGGTGATTCCTCCTCagccttcagatctcagcttctTTCTTGGAAAGGGTCTCACGCACCTCTCAGAGATGCCTGAAGCTCTGCCTTCCACTTACAACAATGGTCCTCAAACTGGTATCCACACAGACTGGACATTCAGTGAAGATAAGGGTCGGTACTGAATGCAAGCCCAGGGCGGTACAGATACAAGTCACACAAGGATCAAGGCTGTGTCCTGATTGAGATCTGAGCCTTCCTGGACCCCAGGCAGTGAGGCTCGGGCTACGTGCTGATC of the Halichoerus grypus chromosome 1, mHalGry1.hap1.1, whole genome shotgun sequence genome contains:
- the CD320 gene encoding CD320 antigen yields the protein MAQGGVRRTAALGLTLRLLLGFGLGLEAAPTPVPIQFLALVPGSCPPTSFQCRTSGFCVPLTLRCDRDKDCPDGSDEEECRIEPCAQGGECQPPTGSPCPCDNVDDCPDGIVENVHNCSSQPCPAGELRCLLGGACIPRTWLCDGHPDCPASSDELGCGTETLQEGTATSTGTPVTPHSVPSLRNATTSPVGDQDSVQSGNRSACGVIAAAVVLSAGVAAISLFVLSRLCARGCLRPLGLLMVAKESLLLSNRRTSLL